The Larus michahellis chromosome 2, bLarMic1.1, whole genome shotgun sequence genome window below encodes:
- the CCN3 gene encoding CCN family member 3 has product MATGGGQRLPALLLLLLWLCQVSGREPACPRPCGGRCPAEPPRCAPGVPAVLDGCSCCLVCARQRGESCSPLLPCDESSGLYCDRGPEDGGGAAGICMVLEGDNCVFDGMIYRNGETFQPSCKYQCTCRDGQIGCLPRCNLDLLLPGPDCPFPRKIEVPGECCEKWICDPKDEVILGGFAMAAYRQEATLGIDVSDSSANCIEQTTEWSACSKSCGMGFSTRVTNRNQQCEMVKQTRLCIIRPCENEEPSDKKGKKCIRTKKSLKAVRFEYKNCTSVQTYKPRYCGVCNDGRCCTPHNTKTIQTEFRCPQGKVLKKPMMLINSCVCHNNCPQSNNAFFTPLDPTSSEAKI; this is encoded by the exons ATGGCGacgggcggcgggcagcgcctgcccgccctgctgctcctcctcctctggctgtGCCAG GTGAGCGGCCGGGAGCCGGCGTGTCCGCGGCCCtgcggcgggcgctgcccggcCGAGCCGCCGCGCTGCGCCCCGGGGGTGCCGGCCGTGCTGGACGGCTGTTCCTGCTGCCTGGTCTGCGCCCGGCAGCGCGGCGAGAGCTGCTCCCCGCTGCTGCCCTGCGACGAGAGCAGCGGCCTCTACTGCGACCGCGGCCCCGAGGACGGCGGCGGAGCCGCCGGCATCTGCATGG TGCTGGAGGGAGACAACTGCGTGTTTGACGGGATGATTTATCGCAACGGGGAAACCTTCCAGCCCAGCTGCAAGTACCAGTGCACCTGCCGAGACGGACAGATCGGCTGCCTGCCCCGCTGTAACCTGGACCTGCTGCTCCCCGGCCCCGACTGCCCCTTCCCCAGAAAGATCGAAGTCCCCGGAGAGTGCTGCGAGAAGTGGATCTGTGACCCTAAAGATGAAGTGATTTTGGGAGGTTTTGCAATGGCTG CCTACAGACAAGAGGCCACACTCGGGATCGATGTGTCGGATTCAAGTGCTAATTGTATTGAGCAAACAACAGAATGGAGTGCTTGTTCCAAAAGCTGTGGAATGGGCTTTTCCACCCGTGTTACCAACAGAAATCAACAGTGTGAGATGGTGAAGCAGACACGGCTTTGCATCATAAGACCTTGTGAAAATGAAGAGCCATCTGATAAG AAAGGGAAGAAGTGTATCCGAACAAAGAAGTCCCTGAAAGCTGTTCGCTTTGAATACAAGAACTGCACTAGTGTGCAGACATACAAACCTCGTTACTGTGGCGTCTGCAATGATGGGCGATGCTGTACCCCACACAACACCAAAACGATTCAAACTGAGTTCCGCTGTCCTCAGGGCAAAGTCCTAAAAAAGCCAATGATGTTGATCAACTCCTGTGTCTGTCATAATAACTGTCCTCAGAGTAACAATGCTTTCTTCACACCGTTAGATCCAACATCTAGTGAAGCAAAAATATGA